One segment of Thermosynechococcus sp. HN-54 DNA contains the following:
- a CDS encoding lipoate--protein ligase family protein, with translation MTWRYIPPFAAPGKVQMAVDRWLWQWSDRPCLRFYTWSPPAISLGYSQRHIPEHWHHLHWQGEAVELVQRPTGGRAVLHQGDLTYSLVVWGLGQRRRQVYADLCQFLRVGFARLGWPLQFGQEPYPSHAPLNCFARATGADLVLPTGEKVIGSAQAWRGDRVLQHGSIVLHPDPDLWQQVFGSVPHRQSLPPLEVVQTALLDAFEAQWQVRLTPEPLSDREWQEIKVEIHSVSN, from the coding sequence ATGACGTGGCGGTATATTCCCCCCTTTGCGGCGCCGGGAAAGGTGCAAATGGCGGTGGATCGGTGGCTGTGGCAGTGGAGCGATCGCCCCTGTCTGCGGTTTTACACTTGGTCACCGCCGGCGATTTCCCTTGGCTACAGTCAACGGCACATTCCTGAGCATTGGCACCACCTCCACTGGCAGGGAGAAGCGGTTGAACTGGTGCAGCGACCCACAGGGGGACGAGCTGTTTTGCACCAAGGGGATCTCACGTACAGCTTGGTCGTGTGGGGGTTGGGGCAACGGCGGCGGCAGGTCTATGCCGATTTGTGTCAATTCCTGAGGGTGGGGTTTGCGCGCTTGGGGTGGCCACTTCAATTTGGACAAGAACCCTATCCTTCCCACGCTCCCCTCAATTGCTTTGCACGGGCAACAGGGGCCGATTTGGTTTTACCGACCGGTGAGAAAGTCATTGGCAGTGCCCAAGCGTGGCGGGGCGATCGCGTCCTGCAACATGGTTCGATTGTCCTTCACCCCGACCCCGATCTATGGCAGCAGGTATTTGGCAGTGTTCCCCATCGGCAGTCCCTTCCGCCCTTAGAGGTGGTGCAAACGGCTCTCTTGGACGCCTTTGAGGCGCAGTGGCAGGTAAGGCTGACCCCAGAACCCTTGAGCGATCGCGAGTGGCAAGAAATTAAGGTAGAAATTCACAGCGTGTCAAACTGA